A stretch of the bacterium genome encodes the following:
- the xerC gene encoding tyrosine recombinase XerC yields the protein MDEYIDAFMRHLRLEKNVSEHTLKAYASDLGQFRSYLEEFAPAGTEKIGKITHTTIRGFMAKLQENGSGKATVARKISALRSFFRFLQREGVAESNPARSVSLPRKTKKLPVFLDRGEVEALLNAPDPASLQGKRDRAVLELFYSTGMRLSALVAVNIGDLDLLGEVVRVREKRKKERLCPLGKYAVEALYAWLEDHPLRGPGAAARPLFVNRSRGRLSARGVQGLFDKYIRKAAVGKKVSPHALRHSFATHLLDAGADLRAVQELLGHASLTTTQIYTHVSKERLKQVYEAAHPRA from the coding sequence ATGGACGAGTATATCGACGCGTTCATGCGCCACCTGCGTCTGGAGAAAAACGTCTCCGAGCACACGCTCAAGGCGTACGCTTCCGATCTCGGCCAGTTTCGAAGTTATCTCGAGGAGTTCGCGCCCGCCGGCACGGAAAAAATCGGGAAAATAACCCATACCACCATCCGGGGTTTCATGGCGAAACTTCAGGAGAACGGTTCGGGAAAAGCCACGGTGGCCAGAAAAATATCGGCGTTGCGATCATTCTTCCGCTTCTTGCAGAGGGAAGGAGTGGCGGAGAGCAACCCGGCCCGCTCCGTTTCTCTTCCCCGCAAGACGAAAAAGCTGCCGGTGTTTCTGGATAGGGGAGAAGTGGAGGCGCTCTTGAACGCCCCCGATCCCGCCTCTCTTCAAGGCAAGCGGGATCGGGCCGTTCTCGAACTTTTCTACAGCACCGGCATGCGGCTTTCGGCCCTGGTAGCCGTCAATATCGGCGATCTCGATCTTTTAGGTGAAGTGGTCAGGGTGCGGGAGAAGCGCAAGAAAGAACGGTTGTGCCCTCTGGGAAAATACGCGGTTGAAGCGCTGTACGCCTGGTTGGAAGATCATCCCTTGCGCGGCCCGGGCGCCGCCGCCAGGCCCCTGTTCGTTAATCGCTCCCGGGGAAGGCTTTCCGCCCGAGGGGTCCAGGGCCTCTTCGACAAGTATATCCGGAAGGCGGCGGTGGGGAAAAAAGTGTCGCCCCATGCGCTCCGGCATTCTTTCGCCACGCACCTGCTCGACGCCGGCGCCGATCTCCGGGCGGTCCAGGAACTGCTCGGCCACGCTTCCCTCACCACCACTCAGATCTATACCCACGTTTCCAAGGAGCGGTTGAAACAGGTCTACGAAGCCGCGCATCCCCGGGCCTGA
- the uvrA gene encoding excinuclease ABC subunit UvrA, with product MSSIVIKGAAEHNLKNIDLTLPRDRLIAVTGLSGSGKSSLAFDTIFAEGQRRYVESLSAYARQFLQQMQKPQVEFIEGLSPAIAIEQRKASSNPRSTVGTVTEIYDYLRLLFARVGVPHCPRCGKVISRQTVQEIVDAVSELPERSRVQILSPLVRGRKGEHRAVLEGVARQGFVRVIVDGEARTLEEEIVLDKNRRHDIYLVVDRLIIKPGMGKDRLTDSVETALKLGGGLLAVRRGDSDEHDLVFNERFSCPECQLSFEELSPRMFSFNSPYGACTVCSGLGTKMEVDPNLVVPDRAKSIAEGAIEPWSVPITTRRQRWKRSAQSWYMSQLEAVAKEYGFDFETPFRELTPLQQKVVLYGTGANRVDVEWSNTRGYGRYAKQFEGVINNLERRYRDTESDYVREEIFSKYITLKPCPSCRGLRLKPESLAVKIGGRSIMDICSLSIADARAFFERLALGRREAAIAREVLKEIGERIGFLENVGLSYLTLARASGSLSGGEAQRIRLATQIGSALVGVLYVLDEPSIGLHQRDNRRLLATLGKLRDLGNTVLLVEHDEAAIRAADFIVDLGPGAGEKGGEVVAAGTLDEIMKSPASLTARYLRGDLRIVLPGPRKEPTGFLFLKGARGHNLKDIDVRFPLGLFCCITGVSGSGKSTLVEETLSRILHRHFYRSREIPQPYDELEGLEAVDKVIVIDQAPIGRTPRSNPATYTGLFTPIRSLFAKLPLARMRGYGPGRFSFNVKGGRCEACQGDGIIRIGMHFLPDVYVQCEVCGGGRYNRETLEVLYKKKSISDVLEMTVSEALGYFADFPAIRCRLQTLDDVGLGYIRLGQSATTLSGGEAQRIKLARELGKRSTGRTVYILDEPTTGLHFADIDRLLQVIRRLTESGNTVIMIEHNLDVVNNADWVIDLGPEGGEGGGTIVAEGPPEKIAAARGSYTGRYLSKHRRKMRSRIRDGVCEPRPGKS from the coding sequence ATGAGCAGCATAGTTATTAAAGGCGCCGCCGAACACAACCTTAAAAATATAGATTTAACCCTGCCGCGAGACCGGTTGATCGCGGTTACTGGGCTGTCCGGTTCGGGGAAATCGTCCCTCGCTTTCGATACCATATTCGCCGAGGGGCAGCGTCGATACGTCGAAAGCCTTTCCGCCTATGCCCGCCAGTTTTTGCAGCAGATGCAGAAGCCCCAGGTCGAATTCATCGAGGGGCTGAGTCCGGCTATCGCCATCGAACAGCGCAAAGCTTCCTCCAATCCTCGCTCGACGGTGGGCACGGTCACCGAAATTTACGATTATCTGAGGTTGCTTTTCGCCCGGGTCGGGGTGCCGCATTGTCCCCGCTGCGGAAAGGTCATCAGCCGCCAGACCGTTCAGGAGATCGTCGACGCAGTTTCGGAGCTCCCCGAGCGGAGCCGGGTTCAGATACTTTCCCCTTTGGTGAGGGGGAGGAAGGGGGAGCACCGGGCGGTGCTCGAAGGTGTCGCCCGCCAGGGCTTCGTCCGGGTGATCGTGGACGGCGAGGCCCGGACCCTCGAAGAAGAGATCGTTTTGGATAAAAACCGCCGGCACGACATCTACCTGGTCGTCGACCGCCTGATCATCAAGCCGGGGATGGGCAAGGATCGCCTCACCGATTCGGTCGAAACCGCTCTCAAGCTGGGGGGCGGCCTTCTCGCGGTCAGACGCGGGGATTCGGATGAGCACGATCTGGTGTTCAACGAGCGATTTTCCTGTCCCGAGTGCCAACTCTCGTTCGAAGAACTGTCGCCGCGCATGTTCTCCTTCAACAGTCCTTACGGCGCCTGCACCGTGTGCTCGGGTTTGGGTACGAAGATGGAAGTCGATCCTAATCTGGTGGTTCCGGATCGGGCGAAGTCGATCGCCGAGGGCGCCATCGAGCCCTGGAGCGTTCCCATAACCACCCGTCGCCAGCGGTGGAAGCGCTCGGCCCAGTCCTGGTATATGTCGCAGTTGGAAGCCGTGGCGAAGGAATACGGTTTCGATTTCGAGACGCCGTTCCGGGAACTTACGCCGCTTCAGCAAAAAGTCGTGTTGTACGGAACCGGAGCGAACCGGGTCGACGTCGAGTGGTCGAATACCCGCGGCTATGGCCGCTATGCCAAGCAATTCGAGGGGGTGATCAACAATCTGGAGAGGCGTTACCGGGATACCGAATCGGATTATGTCCGCGAGGAGATATTCAGTAAGTACATCACCCTGAAGCCGTGCCCCTCCTGCCGGGGCTTGCGGCTGAAGCCGGAAAGCCTGGCGGTGAAGATCGGAGGCAGATCGATCATGGACATCTGTTCCCTCTCCATAGCCGACGCCCGCGCTTTCTTCGAGCGGCTCGCCCTCGGGCGCCGGGAAGCCGCCATCGCCAGAGAGGTGCTCAAGGAAATCGGGGAGCGGATCGGGTTTCTGGAGAACGTCGGCCTTTCTTACCTGACCCTGGCCCGCGCCAGCGGCAGCTTGTCCGGAGGAGAGGCTCAGAGGATCCGGTTGGCCACTCAAATAGGCTCGGCCCTGGTGGGCGTTCTGTACGTTCTCGACGAACCTTCCATAGGCCTGCATCAGCGGGACAACCGCCGTCTCCTGGCGACGCTGGGCAAGCTGCGGGATCTGGGAAACACGGTCTTATTGGTGGAGCATGACGAAGCGGCCATTCGCGCCGCCGATTTCATCGTCGATCTCGGCCCCGGCGCCGGGGAAAAAGGCGGCGAAGTGGTGGCGGCGGGGACTCTGGATGAGATCATGAAGTCACCGGCCTCGCTGACGGCCCGATACCTGAGGGGTGACCTTCGGATAGTTCTTCCGGGGCCCAGGAAGGAACCGACCGGTTTTTTGTTCCTGAAAGGGGCCCGGGGGCACAACCTCAAGGATATCGACGTCAGGTTCCCCTTGGGGCTGTTTTGTTGTATCACCGGCGTCTCCGGGTCGGGAAAATCGACCTTGGTGGAGGAAACGCTGAGCCGGATTCTGCACCGTCACTTCTATCGTTCCCGGGAAATTCCCCAGCCGTATGACGAACTGGAGGGGCTGGAGGCGGTGGACAAAGTCATTGTCATCGACCAGGCCCCGATCGGGAGGACTCCCCGGTCCAACCCGGCCACCTACACGGGTTTGTTTACCCCCATCCGCAGCCTTTTCGCCAAACTGCCCTTGGCGCGGATGCGCGGTTACGGGCCGGGAAGATTCAGTTTCAACGTCAAGGGGGGAAGGTGCGAGGCCTGCCAGGGCGACGGGATTATCCGTATCGGGATGCATTTTCTTCCCGACGTCTACGTCCAATGCGAGGTCTGCGGCGGCGGCAGGTACAATCGGGAGACCCTGGAGGTGTTGTACAAGAAAAAAAGCATCTCGGACGTCCTGGAGATGACCGTCAGCGAAGCTCTGGGCTATTTTGCCGATTTCCCGGCGATCCGTTGTCGGCTGCAGACCCTTGACGATGTCGGGCTCGGTTATATCCGCCTGGGGCAGTCGGCAACGACTCTTTCGGGGGGCGAAGCGCAGCGCATCAAGCTCGCCCGGGAATTGGGCAAGCGGAGCACCGGCCGCACCGTTTATATATTGGACGAACCGACCACCGGGCTACACTTTGCCGATATCGACCGTCTTCTGCAGGTTATTCGAAGGCTGACGGAATCGGGGAACACGGTGATCATGATCGAGCACAATCTCGATGTCGTCAATAACGCCGACTGGGTCATCGACCTCGGCCCCGAAGGAGGCGAGGGGGGCGGGACCATCGTGGCGGAAGGACCTCCGGAAAAAATCGCCGCGGCCCGGGGATCATATACCGGTCGTTACCTCTCGAAGCACCGCCGGAAGATGCGCTCCCGGATTCGGGACGGCGTCTGCGAGCCGAGGCCGGGGAAGTCGTGA
- a CDS encoding glycosyltransferase family 39 protein, whose protein sequence is MSTRRLLLVLILAAAAAVRCADLGGESLWLDEGVSYFKAAAPPGRIISGSSVDPNPPLYYLMLRGWMGIAGGGEAALRLLSAGFGILSVVLIYRLGASFGGPAPALLAAALGSVSPLLVHFSREARMYSLEIFLGLLSMLAFLEVVRGRRGWCLAGYVASTTLLLYTHTFSFSLLLAQNAAVAFMAIFRGRDFSVPGKRWLILQGICWALYLPWLLVIIRQAGELSRGGYWTPPLAAEDIGRMLRQFAGSVPLMTALGIMALTGFLPVRPGTSHPGTRPILAAWIALPILFPIAVSLCVVPVFVTRLTLPALPAVLLAAALGWNRLAGRFPRYLVAVGLLGLQAAALTTYFSRPTRQPLREAVVLLKAIGVPGDIVSVKPAWYRRLIGEYYGGWGGGMAVGGEALIEIPGNPAAKKGGTRYSLFCEAFPGEDRYPNARGGAGACVRFPYFNYQADRWMEVRIQRADPETTVSPKEGRGAR, encoded by the coding sequence ATGTCGACGCGCCGGCTCCTCCTGGTGCTGATTCTGGCCGCGGCCGCCGCGGTCAGATGCGCCGACCTGGGCGGAGAAAGCCTTTGGCTGGACGAAGGCGTTTCCTACTTTAAGGCCGCCGCTCCGCCGGGACGGATCATAAGCGGCTCGTCCGTCGATCCGAATCCTCCCCTGTACTACCTGATGCTTCGGGGATGGATGGGCATCGCCGGAGGCGGCGAAGCCGCTTTGCGTCTGCTCTCCGCCGGCTTCGGAATTTTATCCGTGGTGCTGATATATCGTCTGGGAGCGTCTTTTGGCGGTCCAGCCCCGGCGTTGCTGGCCGCCGCCCTGGGTTCGGTTTCACCTCTTTTAGTCCATTTCAGCCGCGAAGCGAGGATGTACTCCCTGGAAATTTTCCTGGGTCTTCTGTCCATGCTCGCTTTTCTCGAAGTCGTCCGCGGCCGACGGGGCTGGTGTCTCGCGGGGTATGTAGCCTCGACGACGCTGCTTCTGTACACGCATACATTCTCGTTTTCATTGCTACTGGCTCAGAATGCGGCAGTGGCGTTCATGGCGATTTTCCGGGGAAGGGACTTCTCCGTCCCGGGGAAGCGATGGCTGATCCTGCAGGGAATCTGTTGGGCGCTCTACCTGCCCTGGTTGCTCGTAATCATACGCCAGGCCGGGGAACTCAGCCGGGGGGGGTATTGGACCCCTCCGCTCGCCGCAGAGGACATCGGAAGGATGCTGCGGCAGTTCGCCGGATCCGTCCCCCTCATGACCGCTCTCGGCATTATGGCGTTAACCGGTTTCCTGCCGGTTCGCCCAGGAACATCGCACCCCGGGACCCGGCCCATTCTGGCGGCTTGGATCGCGCTCCCTATTCTGTTCCCCATCGCGGTTTCCCTGTGCGTCGTTCCCGTTTTCGTCACCAGACTGACGTTGCCGGCGCTCCCCGCCGTGCTCCTGGCGGCGGCTTTGGGCTGGAACCGACTGGCCGGTCGCTTTCCCCGCTACCTGGTCGCGGTCGGCTTATTGGGGCTTCAGGCGGCGGCATTGACGACTTATTTCAGCCGTCCCACCCGCCAACCTCTTCGGGAAGCCGTCGTGTTACTCAAGGCGATCGGCGTTCCGGGAGATATCGTTTCGGTCAAACCGGCCTGGTACCGGCGTCTCATCGGCGAGTACTACGGAGGATGGGGAGGGGGGATGGCGGTCGGCGGGGAAGCGTTGATCGAAATTCCCGGGAATCCGGCGGCGAAGAAGGGGGGAACGCGCTATAGTCTTTTCTGTGAAGCTTTCCCGGGGGAAGACCGATATCCGAATGCCCGGGGTGGAGCGGGGGCATGCGTACGTTTCCCCTACTTCAACTATCAAGCCGATCGTTGGATGGAGGTGCGGATTCAGCGGGCTGATCCGGAGACGACGGTTTCTCCGAAAGAGGGCCGGGGCGCGCGGTAA
- a CDS encoding TatD family hydrolase, whose product MELFDCHAHLDELRDLQKALAGAVSAGVCGIVGVGINAASNSRILDIASSSPVAVYPAIGLYPDEVEPGELQRVLEQIETHREKLVALGEIGLDYWIKPLRKKQPGREEKKQLQIEAFRLQLRTARRLDLPVIVHSRGAWRDAFACVREEKIPRAIFHWYTGPREVLKEIIEAGYLISATPATGYSPPLREALRTAPLESVVLETDCPVPVREDRDFIPTVPGDVRRSLTALGALRGIDPAELADITTANARRFLGLKVG is encoded by the coding sequence ATGGAACTCTTCGATTGTCATGCTCATCTCGACGAACTTCGCGATCTTCAGAAGGCCTTGGCCGGGGCGGTCTCGGCCGGAGTCTGCGGAATCGTCGGCGTGGGGATCAATGCCGCGTCCAACTCCCGGATTTTGGATATAGCCTCTTCCTCCCCGGTTGCGGTTTACCCGGCGATCGGGCTCTACCCGGACGAGGTCGAACCCGGGGAACTGCAACGGGTTCTCGAGCAGATCGAAACCCACAGGGAAAAGTTGGTCGCCCTGGGGGAGATCGGCCTTGATTATTGGATCAAGCCCTTGCGCAAGAAGCAGCCGGGCCGGGAGGAGAAGAAGCAACTGCAGATCGAAGCGTTCCGTCTGCAGCTGAGGACGGCCAGGCGCTTGGATCTGCCGGTAATCGTCCACAGCCGGGGCGCCTGGCGCGACGCTTTCGCCTGTGTCCGGGAAGAAAAGATCCCCAGGGCGATTTTCCATTGGTACACCGGCCCGCGGGAGGTTCTGAAAGAGATAATCGAGGCCGGATACCTGATATCGGCAACGCCCGCGACCGGATACAGCCCGCCGCTTCGGGAGGCGTTGCGGACGGCTCCTTTGGAATCGGTGGTGCTGGAAACCGACTGCCCCGTTCCCGTCCGGGAGGATCGGGATTTCATCCCCACCGTGCCCGGAGACGTTCGGCGCTCGCTGACCGCCTTGGGGGCGCTCCGAGGGATAGATCCGGCGGAGTTGGCCGACATCACCACGGCCAACGCCAGGCGTTTCCTGGGGCTGAAAGTGGGATGA
- a CDS encoding iron-sulfur cluster assembly scaffold protein — protein MNEQERMAIIAEEIKKAVRGKLKEVYPPRAWEYIENPVNLGPVVRANGFGILKGLCGDTMRIYLKIESGTISEATFETDGCEATLAAGCAVTQLARGRTLAEALALSPAAVLEDLGGLPDDHLHCAILASNTLMNAVANYLILNAGS, from the coding sequence ATGAACGAACAGGAACGGATGGCGATAATCGCCGAGGAAATCAAGAAAGCCGTCCGGGGTAAGCTCAAGGAGGTTTATCCCCCCCGCGCCTGGGAATACATCGAGAACCCCGTCAATCTCGGCCCGGTAGTCAGGGCCAATGGTTTCGGCATTCTCAAGGGGCTGTGCGGCGACACCATGCGGATCTATTTGAAGATCGAGTCGGGAACGATCAGCGAAGCCACCTTCGAAACGGACGGCTGCGAGGCCACCCTCGCGGCCGGTTGCGCCGTCACTCAGTTGGCGCGAGGGCGGACGCTGGCTGAAGCCCTGGCCCTCTCCCCCGCGGCGGTTTTGGAAGATCTCGGCGGGCTGCCGGACGATCACCTGCACTGCGCAATCCTGGCTTCCAACACTCTGATGAACGCCGTCGCCAACTACCTGATCCTGAACGCGGGTTCTTGA
- a CDS encoding DUF364 domain-containing protein: MNAIGVYPRLQGYFRNLVEENGWEADEILVEGRPLTPREGIGTPARSDFPILIGVERLVEARFKDARGHAFTDDWGNFRGPLREVAGMSLGSNRSRAVFVAALNAVMAHLGLVDRPVHCRDRGPEECAMGLESFLAGRPRVERVALIGLQPALLEALSRLRRVRVSDMNPDNWGRLKSGVKVERGEKAPDLLDWCDLALVTGTTLVNGTIEPFLETPCPVVFYGVTIAAAASILNLERYCPAGLA, translated from the coding sequence GTGAACGCGATCGGCGTCTATCCCCGTCTCCAGGGCTACTTCAGGAATCTGGTGGAAGAAAACGGGTGGGAGGCGGATGAAATTCTGGTCGAAGGGCGTCCGCTGACCCCGCGGGAAGGAATCGGAACGCCGGCACGGTCCGACTTCCCCATCCTCATAGGAGTCGAGCGCCTGGTCGAAGCCCGATTCAAGGATGCCCGGGGGCACGCCTTCACCGACGATTGGGGGAATTTCCGGGGTCCCCTGCGCGAAGTCGCGGGGATGTCCCTGGGTAGCAACCGCTCCCGCGCCGTCTTCGTCGCCGCCCTGAACGCGGTTATGGCTCACCTTGGGCTCGTCGACCGGCCCGTGCACTGCCGTGACCGAGGGCCCGAGGAATGCGCCATGGGTTTGGAATCTTTCCTGGCCGGCCGCCCTCGGGTCGAGCGTGTCGCCTTGATCGGCTTACAGCCGGCCCTGTTGGAGGCTCTTTCCCGCCTTCGCCGGGTGCGCGTCAGCGATATGAACCCCGACAATTGGGGAAGGCTGAAATCCGGGGTGAAGGTCGAACGAGGGGAAAAGGCTCCGGACCTGCTGGATTGGTGCGATCTGGCCCTGGTGACCGGCACCACGCTGGTCAACGGAACCATCGAGCCGTTTTTGGAGACGCCGTGCCCGGTCGTATTTTACGGGGTGACGATTGCCGCCGCGGCGTCGATCCTGAACCTTGAACGCTATTGTCCGGCGGGGCTCGCCTGA
- a CDS encoding pyridoxamine 5'-phosphate oxidase family protein, producing MDFSVEMEKMLLEANVVTVATVDPLGRPNISLKSVVSVSREDPSIGYLELYDGRTARNVDSNPRICLAVSNVRDFHGYRFAGPVTVVDRGPVFQEMAAKWVEKRRRLLSLRIQDNIRKGYTGKGSEAQFPSPRSVVFLKVEEIRPL from the coding sequence ATGGATTTCAGCGTAGAAATGGAGAAGATGCTGCTCGAGGCCAATGTGGTCACGGTAGCGACGGTTGATCCTCTCGGTCGGCCCAACATTTCCCTGAAAAGCGTGGTTTCGGTTTCCCGCGAAGATCCGAGCATAGGTTATCTCGAACTGTACGACGGGCGCACGGCGCGTAACGTCGATAGCAACCCCCGTATCTGCCTGGCGGTCAGCAACGTTCGGGATTTTCACGGGTATCGGTTCGCCGGGCCGGTAACCGTTGTCGATCGGGGCCCGGTTTTTCAGGAGATGGCGGCCAAGTGGGTGGAAAAACGACGCCGGCTGCTCAGCCTGCGGATCCAGGACAACATCCGCAAGGGGTATACCGGCAAGGGTTCGGAGGCGCAGTTTCCATCCCCCCGCTCGGTGGTGTTTCTGAAAGTGGAGGAGATCCGCCCGTTGTGA
- a CDS encoding tetratricopeptide repeat protein, which yields MKSISSAILVALALGFLGLRPPPARAQEDSDYYADYEDGKDLFYAGEYDKARRKFENVLDQRDNHRGANQYLGRIYLKEKNYSKAIKYLEDCLKETTGDYRKIPLSFLAEAYEGAGNRRKALSTWQEYLRYADPGSEWEQKAKDRIKALGGTI from the coding sequence ATGAAATCTATCTCGAGCGCGATTCTGGTGGCTTTGGCTCTCGGGTTCCTGGGTTTGCGGCCGCCGCCGGCCCGGGCGCAGGAGGACAGCGATTACTACGCCGATTACGAGGACGGCAAGGACCTGTTTTACGCCGGCGAATACGATAAGGCGCGGCGAAAGTTCGAAAATGTGCTCGATCAGCGCGACAACCATCGCGGGGCCAACCAGTATCTGGGACGGATTTACCTCAAGGAGAAGAATTACTCCAAGGCTATTAAATACCTGGAGGACTGCCTTAAGGAAACGACCGGCGATTACCGTAAAATCCCTCTTTCTTTTCTGGCTGAAGCGTACGAAGGAGCCGGCAACCGCCGCAAGGCGCTCTCCACCTGGCAGGAATATTTGAGATATGCCGATCCCGGGAGCGAGTGGGAACAGAAGGCCAAGGACAGGATCAAAGCCTTGGGGGGAACCATCTGA
- a CDS encoding cysteine desulfurase family protein, producing MSALRVYLDHNASTPVRPEVAEIMRAAAEVISANPSSLHASGRLAREKIEDARFRVGRALGCLPEEIIFTGGGSEADNLAIKGSVGARGGGHIVTTAIEHPAVLNPCRYLESTDCTVTRVKPDAFGMIDPEAVAAAVRSETVLVSVMAANNEVGTVQPVREIMKLLSPRGVLLHVDAIQAVGKIPVECPPGDMMAVSAHKIGGPKGVGALYCRSGLELHSLIHGGGQEDGRRSGTENVAGIIGFALALELAVAEVRKYGDRVSSLRDRLETMIESSLPGVSFNGHRTARLPNTLNLSFAGVDGEALVLGLDARGVEVSTGSACSSGKLEPSHVLTAMGFGPERAQSAVRFSLGAATVEEEIRVAAEAVVEVVRSLRGRSR from the coding sequence GTGAGCGCATTGCGGGTATATCTCGATCATAACGCCAGCACCCCGGTCCGCCCGGAAGTGGCGGAAATCATGCGCGCGGCGGCGGAAGTGATTTCCGCCAACCCTTCGTCGCTGCATGCTTCTGGCCGCCTGGCCCGGGAGAAGATCGAAGACGCCCGGTTTCGGGTCGGACGCGCGCTCGGCTGCCTCCCCGAAGAGATTATTTTTACCGGAGGCGGTTCGGAGGCGGATAACCTGGCGATCAAGGGATCGGTTGGAGCCCGTGGCGGCGGCCATATCGTCACCACCGCGATCGAGCATCCGGCGGTCCTCAACCCCTGTCGTTATCTTGAATCGACCGACTGTACGGTAACGCGGGTGAAACCCGATGCGTTCGGGATGATCGACCCCGAAGCGGTGGCGGCCGCGGTCCGGTCGGAAACCGTTTTGGTCTCGGTGATGGCGGCAAACAACGAGGTGGGGACGGTGCAGCCGGTGCGGGAGATCATGAAACTCCTGTCCCCGCGGGGGGTTTTATTGCATGTCGATGCCATTCAGGCCGTAGGCAAAATTCCGGTAGAGTGCCCGCCGGGAGACATGATGGCCGTTTCCGCTCATAAAATCGGGGGTCCCAAAGGGGTGGGCGCTCTATACTGCAGATCCGGCCTCGAACTGCATTCGCTCATACATGGAGGGGGGCAGGAGGACGGTCGCCGGTCGGGGACCGAGAACGTGGCGGGGATCATCGGGTTCGCCCTGGCTTTGGAATTGGCGGTCGCAGAGGTGCGGAAATACGGAGACAGGGTGTCATCGCTTCGCGACCGGCTCGAAACCATGATAGAAAGTTCGCTTCCGGGTGTTTCCTTCAACGGGCACCGGACGGCAAGGCTTCCCAATACCCTCAACCTGTCGTTTGCGGGCGTTGACGGCGAGGCGTTGGTACTGGGTCTGGACGCGCGGGGTGTCGAAGTTTCGACCGGGTCCGCCTGTTCCTCGGGGAAATTGGAGCCATCGCACGTGCTCACCGCCATGGGGTTCGGACCGGAACGCGCCCAGAGCGCTGTCCGCTTCTCGTTAGGAGCCGCCACGGTCGAAGAAGAAATCCGCGTTGCCGCCGAAGCCGTTGTCGAAGTTGTCCGCAGCCTGCGCGGGCGCTCGCGTTGA
- a CDS encoding flavodoxin family protein, which produces MKVMAVRGSPRRGGNSDILLNAFKEGVEIGGKSRWEEITVSDLRFAPCCGNGACASSGECVYTDDASRFFSTIREKDALVVAAPVYFYGFPGPLKSLMDRAQASWASGPMPAGLPRPGLALLAGATGGRLLFDGMLRTLRYFFAAVGFTLEGGVLCRRVDGSGEIRRVSDILASARNLGEELANMPVRPSSGPEFGYRCFEGIAGGNRR; this is translated from the coding sequence ATGAAAGTAATGGCCGTAAGGGGTAGCCCCCGCCGGGGGGGGAACAGCGACATCCTCTTGAACGCTTTCAAAGAGGGGGTCGAGATCGGGGGGAAAAGCCGCTGGGAGGAAATCACGGTCTCGGATCTCAGGTTCGCTCCTTGTTGCGGCAACGGGGCGTGTGCTTCGAGCGGCGAATGCGTATACACCGACGATGCCTCCCGGTTTTTCAGCACTATCCGGGAGAAAGATGCTTTGGTCGTGGCGGCGCCTGTTTATTTTTACGGGTTTCCCGGACCGCTCAAATCTTTGATGGATCGAGCGCAGGCTTCCTGGGCTTCCGGCCCCATGCCCGCCGGGCTTCCCCGCCCCGGTCTGGCTCTGCTGGCGGGAGCGACGGGGGGGCGGCTTCTTTTTGACGGAATGCTGCGGACCCTGCGGTATTTTTTCGCCGCCGTCGGTTTTACGCTGGAAGGGGGGGTCCTTTGCCGAAGGGTTGACGGTTCCGGAGAGATCCGGCGCGTATCCGATATCCTGGCTTCGGCTCGGAACCTCGGGGAAGAGTTGGCGAACATGCCGGTGAGACCGTCTTCGGGACCCGAGTTCGGCTACCGCTGTTTCGAAGGTATTGCCGGAGGAAACCGGCGGTGA